Genomic window (Polaribacter batillariae):
AATGGTGCTTGGGTTTTTGTTTTAAATGGAGAAAATAAAGCCGTAAAAAGAAACATTAAAATTGGTAGAGAAAATCCTTTTTATTACGAAGTTTTAGAGGGTTTACAAGAAGGAGATAAAGTAATTACATCGAGTTACGACGATTTTAAAAATATAGAAGAAATTAATATTCAGTAGGCAGTGGGCAAGTAGGCAGTTGGCAGTGGGCAGTAGGCAGTTGGCAGTGAGCTGTTTGCGGTGGAGAGTTTTAAAAACCTCGTAGGTATAAAACAAAATTAAAATTTCAAGTAAATAAGAACAATTATAAAGATACCAATTTTCAAAGAAAATATTTTGCGAAAAAACTTTGTGTCTTTACATTTAAAACAAAATAAAATGATAAAAATAACAGATTTAGTAAAAATTTACAGAACAGAAGAAGTAGAAACAACAGCTTTAAATAAGTTGAGTTTAGAGGTTAAAAAAGGAGAGTTTGTTTCTATAATGGGGGCTTCTGGCTGTGGAAAATCGACACTTTTAAATATTATTGGTTTGTTAGATGCACCCAATAATGGAAGCTATCTTTTTGATGGAGCAGAAGTAGCTACTTTCAACGAAAAACAAAGAGCAGGATTAAGAAAAGCCAATATTGGTTTTGTGTTTCAAAACTTTAATTTAATTGATGAGTTAACAGTTTATGAAAATGTAGAATTGCCATTAATTTATAACAAAGTAAAAGCATCAGAAAGAAAAAAACGTGTTACAGAAATTTTAGAAAGAATTGGCATTGCACACAGAGCAAAACATTTTCCATTACAATTATCTGGTGGGCAACAACAAAGAGTGGCTGTGGCAAGAGCTTTGGTTACCAATCCAAAATTAATTTTAGCAGACGAACCAACAGGAAATTTAGACAGTAAAAGTGGAAACGATGTAATGGAACTGCTAACAGAATTGCATGCAACTGGCTCAACCATTATTATGGTAACACACTCGTCTTACGATGCTCAGTTTTCATCAAGAATTGTAACGCTAAAAGATGGAGAAATTATTTCAGAAAAAGCAAACGAGCATAAAGTAGATGTTTTAGTGCAATAAATATCATTAAAAAAGAAAATATATGTTACAAAGTTGGTTTAAAATATTTTTTAGAAATAGTAAGAAAAATTGGTTAAATGCACTAATTAATATTAGTGGATTAACATTGGGTTTGGCAGGTTTGTTAATTATTTTATTATATCTAAATGAAGAAAAAAGTTACAATCAATGGAACCCTAATAAAGACGATGTTTATCGAGTAAACCTTAAACAACCAAAGTCTGGCGAAGTTTGGTTTACGGTAAATACAGGAATGTATTTAACGTATCCAAAAGAAATACCAGAAGTAACAGAGGCTTTAATGGTAAAACCTTTTTACAGAAGTAGGGTAGTACAATATAACGATGTTTTCGAATTTAACGATAAAACCATACTAACAGACCCACAGTTTTTCGATTTTTTTCCTTTTAAAATTGTAGAAGGTTCCACTCAAAAGTTTTCGCAAGTTAGAACCAATATTGCACTATCTACAGCATACGCAAAACGCATTTTTAAAGGAGAAAAAGCGGTAGGCAATTCAGTAAAAATAGATGATGCAAATTATATAGTTGCTTGTGTTTACGAACTGCCAAAAAATTCTCATCAAGAACCAGATTTATTAATTCAGTTTAGCAAAGATTTTGAAGTAAATTGGGGAAACCATAATAATGAGTTGTTCTGCAGAATTACTAAAGATGCTAATCTTGAGTTTGTAAAAGAAAAAATGGATGAGATTATTTTAAAAGTTCATAAAAAATTTGCTTTAGAAGAAGGAGTTACCTTAGAAGAATTTAACGAAAAATACCACCCTCCAACTGTACTTTTAGACAAATTAGATACTATGTATTTACATAATACAGCCAAAAGAGCTGGACCAAGTGGAACAGGAAACTATCAATTGCTAATGGTTTTATTAGGTTTGTCTATCTTATTAATTGTTATTTCTTGCGTAAACTTTATTAATTTATCTGTGGCTTCTGCGAGTCAGCGCGCAAAAGAAGTTGGGGTTAAAAAAACACTGGGCTTATCAAAAAAGCAGTTGTTGTTTCAATATATATTTGAAATTGTTTTTCAAGGATTAATTTCTTTTGTTATTGCTCTTGTAATTGTAGAATTAGCCTTGCCCTTTTTCAATCAGTTTGTTGGCAAAGAAATTTCAATTTTACATACAAATTCTTTGATAACTTTATTTGTAGCTTCAATTTTAATATCGCTTTTTGTAGGTAGTATTCCTGCTTTATATTTATCGAACTTTAAAGCTATTGAAGTTTTAAAAGGAAGTTTTTCTAAAAGTAAAAAAGGAAATTTGGCAAGAAATTTTATGTTAGGGCTTCAATTTTTAATCTCTGGTTTTTTTATTATTAGTATGTTAATTATTGGAAATCAAATTAACTATATGATGCAAAAAGATTTAGGTTTCGATAAAGAACAGGTTTTAACTGTCGATGTTTACAATATTAAAAACGAATATAAAAAATACAAACTCACAAAAGAAGTTTTAATAAAAAACCAAAACATTACAGGAGTAACATCAAGTATGTTTGTTCCTGGTGATGGTTTTGTAAACGGAACGTCTTTAATTCATAAAATTAACGATAAAAGGTTTAACTCTGCTTCTAATATTGTTGATTATAATTATATAGATTTTGCTAAAATTAAGCTTTTAAAAGGAAGGAATTTTTCAGAGAAATTTGCTTCAGATACTTTAAAAATAATTATTAACGAAACTGCCGCAAAAGATTTAGGAATTTATAATAAACCTTTAGGTGAAAAATTAAATTTAGGTTGGTTAGATGATAATCAACCTGGTTTTGAGGTTATTGGAATGATTCAAGATTATCATTTCGACGGATTTGATACTGAAATAAAACCAATGTTTATGGTACTTTGGACTGCTATTGATTTTCCTGATGGATGGATGCCAGCCATTCAATTTAAAATAAAAGGAAATCATATTGATAAAACCATTGCAGAAATAGAAACTTTTTGGAAACAAAATGTAGATGCGAAATATCCTTTTTCTTATAAATTTTTAGACCAAAATTTTGCAAAAACGTATGAGAAATATCAAAAACAACAAACCATGTTTCTTATATTATCGATACTTGTAATTTTAATTTCTCTTTTAGGTTTATTCGCATTGGCAACACTAACCATTCAGCAGCGTTTAAAAGAAGTTGCGATTCGAAAAACATTGGGTGCTTCTGTAAAAGAAATTATGTTTCAGTTATTAAAAAACTTTTTAAAAGTGGTGGTTATTTCTTCAATCATCTTAATACCTATTGCGTATTATTTTATGGAAAACTGGCTGCAAAACTTTGTTTATAGAGTAGAAATGCCCATACTACCTTATGTATTTACTCCAATAATTTTAATTGTTTTGGTTTTTGTAGTTGTTGGTTTAAAGGCTTACAACTCAACAAAAATCGATTTAATTAAATATTTAAAGTTCGAATAAACAAAGTTTTAAAAACAAAAGAGGCTGTCGTAAAAGTAAATTTAAATGTCATTTTAAGCATTACTAAAATCAAAATATATTTTGATTGAAAGTAGCTAACGAAGTTATCGAAAAATCTAAAATACTAAAAATTCAATAAATTAGATTTCTCCATTACCGTCGAAATGACAAATTTTAATACTTTCGAGACAGCCTCTTTATATTTAATTACAATTTCTTTTTCATTCAATTTTACTATTAAAAATAGTGCGTTAGAGTATTGCAACAAATACGAACTTAAGCAAATATAAAATGAATTTTTGTAGGTTTCTTGTAAATAATCGTAATCGCTATTTTTTTAAGGCTTCTTTTACAATTAAATAATCTTTTTTAAAGTATTTCTTAAAAATTTTGTTTGTAAAAAGCTTAAAATCTTTAGAAAAGTGAGATTCATCGTAATAATTATACATATAAATAAGGTCTTTTAAATTTATTTGTTCTTTCTCGTATTTTTTCATCAAACTTAAAAAACGTCGCAACCTTATGTACTTCCCTGGAGTTAAACCTACCATTTTTTTAAATTGAGTTTCTAACGTTTTTTGGCAAAAAGGAACCGTTTCCATAATTTCTAATACAGAAAGTAAGCCTTCTTTTTTATGAATTTCTTCGATTACACCATCAATAATTATAGTGTCTTTATTTTCTGTAAGTGGTAATAAGTTTAAAAAATTGGCCAACTCTTTAAATAGTTGTTCAGAATTATTTTTGTATTTAATAAATAAACCTTCTAATTTTTTAGAGAGAATTGGTTTTACGGAATAAAAATCGACATAATTATTTGTAAATTGAGAAATATCTAAGTTGATTAATTTGTATAAAGTTGTAGGTTTAAAACTAATACCACAACAAAAACCAGGAGAATCGATACACATTTCATAAGATTTATAAAACTGACCAACTAAAGTAAGCTTCTTAAAATCTCGACGCTTTTTATTTTGATAAAAATATTGATTGCTAGAATACGGAAACGCCAAACTCGAAAACCCCATTGGAATGATGATAGATTTTAAAGGAACAATTTTTTCTGAATAAGAAATATTATAAAATTCTTCTACTAAGTGAGAGGCATTACCGGTTATATAATATTTTAACTTCATAGACTAAAAATATAGAAAGTTAAGTTAATGAAAAAAATACATAAACGTAACTTTCTAATATTTTTTATTTTTTATTCTCAATCCAATTTCTAGCATTTACAAAAGCTTCTAACCAAGGCGAAACTTCGTCTTTTCTTCCTGCAGGATAATTTGCCCAATTCCATTGGAAAATAGAACGCTCTATATGTGGCATGGTTACTAAATGGCGCCCTGTTTTATCGCACATCATAGCTGTGTTAAAATCTGAACCATTTGGGTTGTTTGGGTAACCTTCATAGCCATATTTTGCAACAATATTATAGTTTTCTTCGGCTTCTGGCAAACTAAATTTTCCTTCTCCGTGAGAAATCCAAACCCCTAATTTTGTTCCAGCTAAACTTGATAGCATTACAGAATTATTCTCTTGTATTTTTACTGATGTGAAAGAACTTTCGTGCTTTTTAGAATCGTTATACGTCATTTTTCCATGCACTTTATGCTCTGGATTAATGAGTTCTAGTTCCATCCATAATTGGCAACCGTTACAAATTCCAACAGACAAGGTATCTTCTCTTTTAAAGAAGTTTTTTAATGCTTTATTGGCTTTTTCGTTGTATAAAAATGCACCTGCCCAACCTTTTGCAGAACCCAAAACATCCGAATTGGAAAAACCACCAACAGCACCAATAAACTGAATGTCTTCTAACGTTTCACGACCAGAAATTAAATCGGTCATGTGTACATCTTTTACATCGAAACCAGCTAAATACATGGCATTTGCCATTTCACGCTCAGAGTTGGAACCTTTTTCTCTTATGATGGCAGCTTTCGGTCTGTCATTTCGACCTTGTGGAGAAATCTTTTCTACTTTGAGATTCTTCGACTTCGTTTCTCTTCGCTCTGAATGACAAGAATTTATAACATCTTCTAATTTTCCTGTAAAATTCTTTGGAAAAGTATATTGTAAAGGTTGTTTTTTGTAGTTATCAAAACGATCTTTTGCCAATCCGTTTGCAGTTTGTTTATCATCTAATAAATAAGATGTCCTATACCAAACATCTCTTAGTTCTGCAACATCAAAAGTAAAAGTATCTTCGTTGTTTTTAATGGTTACTTTTCCAGAGTTGTTTGCTGTTCCAATATTAAAAGCTGCAATTCCTTTTTCTTCTAAAATAGCTTCCACAGAGGCATGTGCTTGAAAAACGATTCCTGTATTTTCAGCAAATAATAACTTTATGGAGTCTTCTTCATTTAATTCAGAAAGATTAAAATCGGCACCTAAATTAACATCAGCAAAACACATTTCTAATAATGTGGTAATCAATCCACCAGAAGCAATATCATGTCCTGCAACAATTTTATCGTCTTTTATTAATTTTTGAATCGTATTAAAAACAGTTTTTACATAGCTTGGGTTGGTAACATCTGGTGCTTCATTTCCAATCGCATTTAAAATCTGGTTAAAAGAACTTCCGCCCAATTTATATTCGTCTTGCGAAATGTTGATGTAATAGATGTTTCCACCATCCACTTGTAAAACAGGCTCTACAACTTTGGTAATTTCGCTACAATTTGCAGCAGCAGAAATAATGACGGTTCCTGGAGAAATTACTTCGCCATCTGGGTATTTTTGCTTCATAGAAAGCGAATCTTTTCCTGTTGGCACATTAATTCCTAAATCAATAGAAAACTCTGAAACCGCTTTTACAGCTTTGTACAAACGTGCATCTTCTCCTTCATTTTTACAAGGCCACATCCAGTTTGCAGATAAAGAAACACTTTTTAAATTATCTTTTAATGGTGCCCAAATCATATTGGTTAAGGCTTCTGTAATGGAGTTTCTGCTTCCAGCTTCTGGCTGAATTAAACCAGAAATAGGCGAGTGCCCAATTGTGGTGGCAATGCCTTCTTTTCCATGATAATCTAAAGCCATTACACCCACATTATTCAATGGAATTTGTAAAGGTCCTACACATTGTTGTTTGGCAACTTTACCTCCCACACATCTATCGACTTTATTTGTTAACCAATCTTTACAAGCCACGGCTTCTAACTGTAAAACTTGTTTTAGATAGATTTCTAAATTCTTTGTTTTGTAACGTGGATTTTTATAATTTCTGATGACAGTTTTATCTGTCAAAATTGTTTTTGGAGAAGAACCAAACATGTCTTCTAATGCCAAATCCATAGGTTTTTCTCCTGTAGTTTTAGACTCGAAAGTAAACCTGTCATTTCCTGTAACATCGCCTACAGTGTACATTGGCGAACGTTCGCGCGCTGCAATTTTTTGTAGCGTATCTATATGTTTATCGGCAATAACCAATCCCATTCTTTCTTGAGATTCGTTACCAATAATTTCTTTGGCAGACAAGGTTGGGTCTCCAACAGGTAATTTGTCTAAATCGATTTTTCCTCCTGTGTCTTCTACCAATTCCGACAAGCAATTTAAATGGCCTCCAGCTCCATGATCGTGAATAGAAACAATAAAGTTTTCATCACTTTCTACCATGCCACGAACTGCGTTTGCAGCACGTTTTTGCATTTCTGGGTTTGATCTTTGCACTGCATTTAATTCAATTCCTGATGCAAATTCTCCAGTATCTGCAGAAGAAACTGCAGCACCACCCATTCCAATTCTGTAGTTTTCTCCACCTAGAATTACAATTTTATCGCCTTCTTTTGGAGTGTCTTTTAAAGCTTGGTCTGCTTTTCCGTAACCAATTCCACCAGCTTGCATTATTACCTTATCAAATCCTAATTTTCTTGGGTTAGTATCACTTGAAGATGAATTTTCTTCGTGTTCAAACGTTAATACAGAACCTGTAATTAAAGGTTGCCCGAATTTATTACCAAAATCGGATGCTCCATTAGAGGCTTTAATTAAAATATCCATTGGAGTTTGGTACAACCAATCTCTTTCTTTGAATTTGTGTTCCCAATACCTGTCTTCTTCTAATCTCGAATAAGAAGTCATATACACGGCTGTTCCTGCCAAAGGTAATGAGCCTTTTCCGCCAGCCAATCTGTCTCTGATTTCTCCTCCAGAACCAGTTGCAGCTCCGTTAAAAGGCTCTACAGTTGTAGGGAAATTGTGTGTTTCTGCTTTTAATGAAATTACAGAATCGAATTCTTTTGTCTCGTAAAAATCTGGTTTGTCTGCCGTTTTTGGTGCAAATTGCTCCACTTTTGGTCCTTTTATAAAGGCAACATTGTCTTTATAAGCAGAAACAATATCATTCGAATTTTTTTTGGAAGTTTCCTTAATCATTTTAAATAGCGAAGTAGGTTGCTCTTCGCCATCTATTACAAAAGTTCCGTTAAATATTTTATGTCTGCAGTGTTCTGAATTTACTTGGCTAAAACCAAATACTTCAGAATCTGTTAATTTTCTTCCTATTTTTGTGGCAACACCTTCTAAATATTCAACTTCTTCGTCACTTAAAGACAAACCTTCTTGCTGATTGTATGCAGCAATATCATCAATATTTAAAATGGCTTCTGGTTGAATGTCGATGGTAAATGAATCTTGGTGTAAACCCTTAAATTTTTCGGAAATCATGGGATCGAAATCCGTAAAATCTTCTGTAACAGCTATAAATTCTTCAATTCTAATGATGTCTGAAATTCCCATATTTTGAGTAATTTCTACCGCGTTTGTACTCCAAGGGGTAATCATAGCTGCTCTTGGACCAACAAAAAAAGCATCTAAATTGGTTTCTTCTATTTTTGGTTGATTGCCAAAAAGCCACGTTAATTTATCGATTGTTTTTTTAGGGATATTTTTTGTGGTTTGTACAGCGAATACTTTACTGTTTGTATTTCCAAAGAAATGAATCATTATTTTAGTTTTGATGTAACATTGTAAGGCACAAATTTAATTCTTTGAATTGAATTTAAAGCATAAAAAAACTCGCAAATATTGCGAGTTTTTTAAGAAGGTTATTAACAAAGCTATTGAATTATAATTTTTCTTGAAATACGGTTTGTATTACTTTTTATTTTTAAAATATAAAAACCATTTTGTAAGTCTTTAATTCTTATTTTTTGATTTACTGTTTTTGGGTTGTTAGATTGGTAAATGGTAGCACCAATTACGTTGTATAAAACAATACGATTTATTTTTAAGTTGCTAGGAATGGTAATTGTTATGCTATTGCTTGTACTTGGGTTTGGATAAATAGAAATGTCTTCTAACAAAGGTTCTTGTGATACAGACAATACAGCACCCCAAATAGCGCTTACATATTCAGGATGATCAACAAAAGGGTTTCTATTTTTTTGATGTTTAAAAATTTCATCATTTCTATCCAATTCTTTTTGACTTACAGGGTCTTCTAAATGCCAGCGATACAACATGTCTAAAGCCCACTGCTCAAAAACTTTATCACTAGTTCCATTAAGCATATTGTCAGCTCCATTGTTATTATTTTCCCAGCTGCTGATTTCATCTTGATAACGAACTGAAACATAAAATAAAGCTCTAGCAATATCTCCCTTAAATTCATTTATAGGTTCAAAAACTTTATCATTTGGCCCAGCAATACTACTTGTACCTCTTTTAGAGCCATTATTAGAAGTGTAATCTGCAGTTAAAACTTCACCAAAAGCATAATTGCTTCTTATTCCGTTTACTTTTTTATCTGATGGAAAAACATGATGCGCATCTCCTCTTAAGGGATGTGAGTTGCTGCCTCCATACCAGCTTTGTGCAAAAGTGTGCTCTCTATTATATTTATCGCATTCTGTTGCACCTCCAGAACCTCTATCTTGGTCTGTTGAAAACGTAAAGTTACAATCGCTATAAATATCCCAAACTTTTCCGTCACTTCTTACGTCTGATGTTTCGTATAAATCCCATAAATCGCCATAAGTTACACTTATATCGTGAAAAGCTTGTCCATTTCCGTCATTTATATGGTCTATAATATTTTTTAATTGTGTTTTT
Coding sequences:
- the purL gene encoding phosphoribosylformylglycinamidine synthase is translated as MIHFFGNTNSKVFAVQTTKNIPKKTIDKLTWLFGNQPKIEETNLDAFFVGPRAAMITPWSTNAVEITQNMGISDIIRIEEFIAVTEDFTDFDPMISEKFKGLHQDSFTIDIQPEAILNIDDIAAYNQQEGLSLSDEEVEYLEGVATKIGRKLTDSEVFGFSQVNSEHCRHKIFNGTFVIDGEEQPTSLFKMIKETSKKNSNDIVSAYKDNVAFIKGPKVEQFAPKTADKPDFYETKEFDSVISLKAETHNFPTTVEPFNGAATGSGGEIRDRLAGGKGSLPLAGTAVYMTSYSRLEEDRYWEHKFKERDWLYQTPMDILIKASNGASDFGNKFGQPLITGSVLTFEHEENSSSSDTNPRKLGFDKVIMQAGGIGYGKADQALKDTPKEGDKIVILGGENYRIGMGGAAVSSADTGEFASGIELNAVQRSNPEMQKRAANAVRGMVESDENFIVSIHDHGAGGHLNCLSELVEDTGGKIDLDKLPVGDPTLSAKEIIGNESQERMGLVIADKHIDTLQKIAARERSPMYTVGDVTGNDRFTFESKTTGEKPMDLALEDMFGSSPKTILTDKTVIRNYKNPRYKTKNLEIYLKQVLQLEAVACKDWLTNKVDRCVGGKVAKQQCVGPLQIPLNNVGVMALDYHGKEGIATTIGHSPISGLIQPEAGSRNSITEALTNMIWAPLKDNLKSVSLSANWMWPCKNEGEDARLYKAVKAVSEFSIDLGINVPTGKDSLSMKQKYPDGEVISPGTVIISAAANCSEITKVVEPVLQVDGGNIYYINISQDEYKLGGSSFNQILNAIGNEAPDVTNPSYVKTVFNTIQKLIKDDKIVAGHDIASGGLITTLLEMCFADVNLGADFNLSELNEEDSIKLLFAENTGIVFQAHASVEAILEEKGIAAFNIGTANNSGKVTIKNNEDTFTFDVAELRDVWYRTSYLLDDKQTANGLAKDRFDNYKKQPLQYTFPKNFTGKLEDVINSCHSERRETKSKNLKVEKISPQGRNDRPKAAIIREKGSNSEREMANAMYLAGFDVKDVHMTDLISGRETLEDIQFIGAVGGFSNSDVLGSAKGWAGAFLYNEKANKALKNFFKREDTLSVGICNGCQLWMELELINPEHKVHGKMTYNDSKKHESSFTSVKIQENNSVMLSSLAGTKLGVWISHGEGKFSLPEAEENYNIVAKYGYEGYPNNPNGSDFNTAMMCDKTGRHLVTMPHIERSIFQWNWANYPAGRKDEVSPWLEAFVNARNWIENKK
- a CDS encoding ABC transporter permease translates to MLQSWFKIFFRNSKKNWLNALINISGLTLGLAGLLIILLYLNEEKSYNQWNPNKDDVYRVNLKQPKSGEVWFTVNTGMYLTYPKEIPEVTEALMVKPFYRSRVVQYNDVFEFNDKTILTDPQFFDFFPFKIVEGSTQKFSQVRTNIALSTAYAKRIFKGEKAVGNSVKIDDANYIVACVYELPKNSHQEPDLLIQFSKDFEVNWGNHNNELFCRITKDANLEFVKEKMDEIILKVHKKFALEEGVTLEEFNEKYHPPTVLLDKLDTMYLHNTAKRAGPSGTGNYQLLMVLLGLSILLIVISCVNFINLSVASASQRAKEVGVKKTLGLSKKQLLFQYIFEIVFQGLISFVIALVIVELALPFFNQFVGKEISILHTNSLITLFVASILISLFVGSIPALYLSNFKAIEVLKGSFSKSKKGNLARNFMLGLQFLISGFFIISMLIIGNQINYMMQKDLGFDKEQVLTVDVYNIKNEYKKYKLTKEVLIKNQNITGVTSSMFVPGDGFVNGTSLIHKINDKRFNSASNIVDYNYIDFAKIKLLKGRNFSEKFASDTLKIIINETAAKDLGIYNKPLGEKLNLGWLDDNQPGFEVIGMIQDYHFDGFDTEIKPMFMVLWTAIDFPDGWMPAIQFKIKGNHIDKTIAEIETFWKQNVDAKYPFSYKFLDQNFAKTYEKYQKQQTMFLILSILVILISLLGLFALATLTIQQRLKEVAIRKTLGASVKEIMFQLLKNFLKVVVISSIILIPIAYYFMENWLQNFVYRVEMPILPYVFTPIILIVLVFVVVGLKAYNSTKIDLIKYLKFE
- a CDS encoding ABC transporter ATP-binding protein, whose protein sequence is MIKITDLVKIYRTEEVETTALNKLSLEVKKGEFVSIMGASGCGKSTLLNIIGLLDAPNNGSYLFDGAEVATFNEKQRAGLRKANIGFVFQNFNLIDELTVYENVELPLIYNKVKASERKKRVTEILERIGIAHRAKHFPLQLSGGQQQRVAVARALVTNPKLILADEPTGNLDSKSGNDVMELLTELHATGSTIIMVTHSSYDAQFSSRIVTLKDGEIISEKANEHKVDVLVQ
- a CDS encoding DUF6597 domain-containing transcriptional factor, whose product is MKLKYYITGNASHLVEEFYNISYSEKIVPLKSIIIPMGFSSLAFPYSSNQYFYQNKKRRDFKKLTLVGQFYKSYEMCIDSPGFCCGISFKPTTLYKLINLDISQFTNNYVDFYSVKPILSKKLEGLFIKYKNNSEQLFKELANFLNLLPLTENKDTIIIDGVIEEIHKKEGLLSVLEIMETVPFCQKTLETQFKKMVGLTPGKYIRLRRFLSLMKKYEKEQINLKDLIYMYNYYDESHFSKDFKLFTNKIFKKYFKKDYLIVKEALKK
- a CDS encoding endonuclease, which produces MKQKLLFLIAFLTVSIGFSQIPDGYYSSATASGYALKTQLKNIIDHINDGNGQAFHDISVTYGDLWDLYETSDVRSDGKVWDIYSDCNFTFSTDQDRGSGGATECDKYNREHTFAQSWYGGSNSHPLRGDAHHVFPSDKKVNGIRSNYAFGEVLTADYTSNNGSKRGTSSIAGPNDKVFEPINEFKGDIARALFYVSVRYQDEISSWENNNNGADNMLNGTSDKVFEQWALDMLYRWHLEDPVSQKELDRNDEIFKHQKNRNPFVDHPEYVSAIWGAVLSVSQEPLLEDISIYPNPSTSNSITITIPSNLKINRIVLYNVIGATIYQSNNPKTVNQKIRIKDLQNGFYILKIKSNTNRISRKIIIQ